gcatgctcaagaatgtgctggttctcataccactgctgccatttcaatggcttttgggaacatgtttgaaacatgaacacactcctagtGCCATTCGAACGGACTCAAGAAATAAGCTAATCAACTGCGTATGTAGCAGATgggataccctctgtcatggcattgaaaggCCTGCTCAACCAAACCCCACAGTCTGTATCGGCAGTTAAAACTTGCAAAAGTACtcgaggctgtgaacaagcgattcggtggcattctctctgagtctctttaCTGTGTCGTCACCCTGcttgatgctaggtacaaggacctctacttcgacgcagacaagaaacagggtttacgtgaaatgttacagacacagctgcacaagatggaaacggacacggtgacagtgcgcaccgaggaagagaggccacagacagacagagcctgtCAGAATAAAGAGCAAGTAAACAAGGAAAGGAAGCTGGCGGTTGTCTCTAATCTAGCTACTAAAATGACACAGCCCGCCATGCAGTCCGTCCTGCCCTGACACTGCCATAAGCATCTCATAGCTGGGCTAGTAAGCTAGTGTCATCTGCTATGGCTAGTTTATAACTAAAGCTCTCCATCCTCGGCATAAAGAGGAGACAAGTCAAACCTGTTTTTATGATTTCTGGAAGATCAATGTTTTTGGACTCATTCAGAAGGTTTTACCTGATTAAGTATAAGACATAAACTACTGTAAATTCATGTTTAAAGTTCCAGTGTGGACTTCAAGAGAAGTTGTCTGGCCTGCACAGATCATCAAAGTTTAAACATGGAAGCTTCTGGACATGTTTAGAGTAGCATGCCACAAAATCAATTGAATATGTGCGAAGTATCAAATCACTATGCAACTAACTACCACCTAAACGTGTGCACAGAACCTAATGTTAACAGTCCTCTCAGCCATATAAATGAATAGCTAATGCACTGCTCTCAGCTGTGTaggcaaataaataaaaaagctgTGTAGGCATGTTATAGTGGTTGTCATAGCAACCAAATATGGAGGGGGGGGGCATAGAAATGGAGTACAgtagctagcaaacgttagctaactaacaaAGCCCAATACAATAAACCCAACTAGCTATGTAGCTTGCATGTTAGCTTGTTGACACTGGCTGTATAGGCTAGTGCTATACTCACTTGTTCCTTAGCACCTGCCAGGCAGCCTCGATGTCCGCATACAGGTTCTTTTCTGACGGTTTCCCGCTGCTGACACCGTAGCCCGAATAATCATACGAGAAGACGTTGCAGTTTATCCTCGAACCGAGGCCGATGTAGAAACTACACATTTGGCCTAAGTCCACTGCGTTACCGTGGGAAAAGAGCAACGTGTACCGGCTGTTGGGTGCGCATCGTACAAACATGCAACCCAGTCGGTTTCCCCGACTGGTTCTGGTGTTGAACACCTCGACAGCGTCCAGTTCGCGTTGGGAGTACTGCCAGTCTGCTCGCTCGGTTAGATGCAGGCTACTCGTCCCGTTAGCATCGGTGTGTACGGAGTACGTGGGTTCGGGAGGGAGAAAGGCTAGTTTGGATGCGATGCGACTGGGACAGGGCGGGCAACAGAATAGCCAGCATAGTTCGCCGAGGGAAAAACCATTCATCCTTGGGCCTTGTTCGGGCATTGAGGCTTTTTCTTTGTAACACCAGCAAATGTATCCAGCtatgttttaaaaaaatctatctggtaacaaaataacaataaaacaCTTCGTAAGGAGCTAAACTAGCTAGCCACCTAGTACTAGCTAGGCTAGTAGCTGGCTAACTGGTTTCTCCTTTGTATAGCTTGGTAGCTAACGTGATTTACAAAACTCAGAAAGACGTTAACATGGTTAACGATTTTTTTGTGTCTACAGAAGCGATATAACTTGCTTGTTATCATACAATATCAAAACGTTGGTCGAAGAATTAAGCTTATGTCAAACGTAAACGTCGAGTTAGCAGGCTAATACAATGTATGCAGCCATATCTTTCAGCAGTAACGCCAAATATAAGATTTCCGGTCGAACCGGATATCCTTTCGCACTTTTTCGTCAAAATCATGTTGATGACAGAACCGTAGTagcaataatatgcatattataTAGTCACTTACTTGATAGTAGGCTATTATTGAAATATGAGTGTTTTCTCTAATGGATATGCAATCATGCAACAGCTTTGTTCATGCTAGCTACATCAATAGTTTGCCTGAAACCACAGTTTGAATGGAAAGAGTTGCTTTTCCTGTAATTGCATCTGAATAAATGCACATTAGTTGTCGATCCATTGGGTTGGAAACAAACATGCAAATTGCTGTGAAAAGAAAACGGACAGTTTAAGGACCAGAAATGTAAATAGGTTTAGAATATTCATTGAGAAAATGGAATGCATGTGAGAATGATAGGTGGCAGTATGTGCATCCTGTCAGTTTGGTTGTGATCACCCACCCCCAAATGTTGCTTAATGCTCAGCACTAAAGGCTAGTAAATGTCTGACATACAGATTCGAGGTCGGAAAGGGCAGCGAGTAGTGTGGACGAAATGGAGAAAAAGTTGGTGAAGCAACAATATGGGTGTCAGTTCTTATGTTATGGAGCAGGAGGATAATGGTCAATGACCAGAATGGCCAGTAGTGGAAAGACATATGTTAccttccccagtttctgtgttttggatgttttgttttgtatgtgtttgtgtgtgtgtatttcaggaagGCTTCCTGGATTTTAAGCAGCTGATTGGTTGGCCCAATCGGTGATTGGAGCTCTGAACCCTCCCTCTCTCGTCAGGGGAAACAGCTGTTTTCAATTAccaactccttctccagctggataaaagccagtgttcctttATCAAAAGAAGGGCTTCTTTGATGTTCTGTGTTGGTTGTTTCCCCAGTGACAGTTATGTTGAAGGTATTTTGTAGCTGCTACTTCTGAGGTAGAgcatagtgtttttttttttttttttaagtccctATAGAACTCAGTGTTTTTGATTATTGAAATGTTTCACTTTGTTAGTAATTATTCTGtgtttgttcccaggggggggGAAGAAGGAaccttgggagtgtttaggcaagaggcctgcagGCATACATaacctgtagtatttactgtctaTGCACACCAGGTAAGACCTGGGCAGACCACCCTCTGTATTTTGGTTAGTGTGCCAGGAGGTGCTAAAAGGTTAGGtaggagaggggactcttttactttctttgctttggttctgtCTAGCCCCTTTCCCCCCACATTACTGTGTTAAGGAAATACATTCTCTGTAAATGGTAATATTCTCTGCCATCCTTACCTGCACCTACAATCACATACATCTTTCACTTCAtggggagttgagttgtagcagggtgttgtttcccccccccccccccccaagaggtGTACATAACAACATGGGAAGAGCGATCTTGATACAGAAAGCATTGAAGCATCTAGTAAAGAAAGCATAAAGAGGACCAAAGTAGAAAGCAAGAGTGGTGATGGTGTTAAGACTGCAGGGCCTTACATCCTATCCAACTAACGCCATAGAGAAAGAGGTAGGTCAAGTTAAATTAGCTTGGTTCATTGGAAATGGTAGATTGTTTGTATTGTGTGATAGCCAGGCTCAGCAAGAGAAGATTCAGAAAATGGGAAGAAGATTAAAATACCTGTCCCTGGCACTTATGCTAGGTTGAGGGGAGTCATCACCGGGGTCTCTATCTTACCAATTGGCTTGGACCCCTTATTGTCAACACGGCGCCTCgccaatccatcacgactggtctgccgacgtaaacGTCCGATTGGGGCgtcgttagagcgttggactaggaaccggaaggttgcaagttcaaatccacgagctgacaaggtacaaatctgtcgttctgcccctggacaggcagttaacccaccgttcctagaccgtcattgaaaataagaatttgttcttaactgacttgcctagttaaataaaggtaaaataaaattgtgGTTTCAAAAGGCCTTTCCGTTGCGATGTCGCCGAAGACCCATCTCCTggcccgctagctttctgaacGCCGTGTCTCTGGCTTGCCTAGCGTAGTAGCGACTACAGAACGGCTCCCTGACTCTCCTATTGCTGCTCGTTAGaccttatgatcactcggctgatacctgctggactgttcattaacgcTACCTCTTTGTTTATCTGTCgaccccagcctcgaactcaggccctgtgtgtaccTAACTGACCCCCTTTGCCCATTCATCTCCATTTAGCTGTTGTCCTAGCTCTCCCTACCAATACCTGTGATTGCCTTATGCCTctctgtcaatatgccttgtctgcTGCTGTTTCGGTtcgttttatttcactgtagagcccccggTCCCGCTCAACATACTTACTGTAGATGGCTCTTTTgtctcacctggcttaactggtgccccCAGACACGCAACCTCTCGTCACTCAATGCCGAGGTTTATCGCCagtgtactcacatcctaccatacccttgtctgtacactatgccctgaatctattccaccacgcccagaaatctccttttattctctgttcccaaaccactagacgaccagttcttatagcct
The genomic region above belongs to Oncorhynchus mykiss isolate Arlee chromosome 6, USDA_OmykA_1.1, whole genome shotgun sequence and contains:
- the LOC110526720 gene encoding alpha/beta hydrolase domain-containing protein 17C, translating into MPEQGPRMNGFSLGELCWLFCCPPCPSRIASKLAFLPPEPTYSVHTDANGTSSLHLTERADWQYSQRELDAVEVFNTRTSRGNRLGCMFVRCAPNSRYTLLFSHGNAVDLGQMCSFYIGLGSRINCNVFSYDYSGYGVSSGKPSEKNLYADIEAAWQVLRNKYGVTPENIILYGQSIGTVPTVDLAARYECAAVILHSPLMSGLRVAFPDTRKTYCFDAFPSIDKVSKVASPVLVIHGTEDEVIDFSHGLAMYERCPRAVEPLWVEGAGHNDIELYAQYLERLKQFISIELPTS